A DNA window from Pseudomonas tohonis contains the following coding sequences:
- a CDS encoding MFS transporter, whose product MSSKDSLSPARVWLLAVACGLSVANVYYAHPLLDAMASDLGISRAAIGGVISVTQAGSALALLVLVPLGDLLERRRLMAAQLLLLVGSLLLVALARQPWLILLGMLGLGLLGTAMTQGLLAFAASLAGDAERGRVLGTVQGGVVVGLLLARSLSGAMADLGGWRAVYLLSALLMAALLPVLWWCLPALRSDAGLGYPALLRSMFVLLREDRVLQVRGVLALLLFTVFNLFWAALVMPLSAPPLSLSPGAIGAFGLVGAVGALAAARAGRWADRGQAQRASGLALALLALAWVPLAFTGQSLWALLLGILLLDAAGQALHVLNQSLVLGGGNPAHARLISLYMLFYAAGSAFGGFAATYLHARAGWHGVCLAGGALSLLALAFWWATLPGRNGIRHHVLGRQSGIR is encoded by the coding sequence ATGTCCTCCAAAGACTCCCTGTCACCTGCCCGGGTCTGGCTGCTGGCCGTCGCCTGCGGCCTCAGCGTCGCCAATGTCTACTACGCCCACCCGCTGCTGGATGCGATGGCCAGCGACCTGGGCATCAGCCGTGCCGCCATCGGCGGGGTGATCAGCGTGACCCAGGCGGGCAGCGCCCTGGCCCTTCTCGTGCTGGTGCCGCTGGGCGACCTGCTGGAGCGGCGCCGGCTGATGGCCGCGCAGTTGCTCCTGCTGGTCGGCTCGCTGCTGCTGGTCGCCCTCGCCCGCCAGCCGTGGCTGATCCTGCTGGGCATGCTCGGCCTCGGCCTGCTCGGCACGGCCATGACCCAGGGCCTCCTGGCCTTCGCCGCCAGCCTGGCCGGCGATGCGGAGCGCGGGCGCGTGCTGGGGACGGTGCAGGGTGGCGTGGTGGTCGGCCTGCTGCTGGCGCGCAGCCTGTCCGGGGCGATGGCGGACCTGGGCGGCTGGCGCGCGGTGTACCTGCTCTCGGCGCTGCTGATGGCGGCGTTGCTGCCGGTGCTCTGGTGGTGCCTGCCGGCGCTGCGCAGCGACGCCGGCCTGGGCTACCCGGCGCTGCTGCGCTCGATGTTCGTGCTGCTGCGCGAGGACCGCGTGCTGCAGGTGCGCGGCGTGCTGGCCCTGTTGCTGTTCACGGTGTTCAACCTGTTCTGGGCCGCGCTGGTGATGCCGCTGAGCGCTCCGCCCCTGTCGCTGAGCCCCGGGGCAATCGGCGCCTTCGGCCTGGTCGGGGCGGTGGGCGCGCTGGCGGCGGCACGGGCCGGGCGCTGGGCCGATCGCGGCCAGGCGCAGCGTGCCAGCGGCCTGGCCCTGGCGCTGCTGGCGCTGGCCTGGGTGCCGCTGGCCTTCACCGGGCAATCGCTCTGGGCGCTGCTGCTCGGCATCCTCCTGCTGGACGCCGCCGGCCAGGCGCTGCACGTGCTCAACCAGAGCCTGGTGCTGGGCGGCGGCAACCCCGCCCACGCCCGCCTGATCAGCCTCTACATGCTGTTCTACGCCGCCGGCAGCGCCTTCGGCGGGTTCGCCGCCACCTACCTCCATGCCCGGGCCGGCTGGCATGGCGTGTGCCTGGCCGGCGGGGCGCTCAGCCTGCTCGCCCTGGCCTTCTGGTGGGCGACCCTGCCGGGCCGCAACGGCATCCGACACCATGTCTTGGGCAGGCAAAGCGGCATCAGGTAA
- a CDS encoding TonB-dependent receptor plug domain-containing protein, protein MRSRLALAIAMAPCLAAAEEIPLDSLDALKSPYVVATSGNALEPRSQATAATSIFTRKDISRLKAKSVPDLLARVPGMSVEQSGGRGSSANLYLRGSNANQTLVLIDGVRIGSLVDGLPRLQYLGMEQIERVEVTRGGRSSLYGSGAMGGVIQVFTRRGEGAGLEPRFDFSLGDSDTNENSVGLSGGDERTRFDLNASLEELRMDRSDDIDGANTDDDTYRNRGLSMSLEHRLTEQWRTGLNVLDQRGKSDMDGDSVWFPGQPTDEFTLSSTSAYLEAELDPRWTSRLQAGHAEEKSHLDTVYNFTTALEEYATYRDSLEWQNTLRLDEHQQVLLGAEWYEERLRANVPFEETERRNQAWFAQHRFRAAPFGTELGWRHDKNEQYGSEDSLNAALDFDLPLNTQLVLSYAEGFRVPTFTELYVPDMFFPSGNPNLEPEHSKTWEAQLRGAHYDTDWSFGVYRTDVEDLITDVMEFDPVFVREMRNVGKARINGLDLSASRDFMGWTTRLNLGLVDPRDRDTGHTLPGRSRRNLALDVDKQFGDYSFGFSWLGVSSRYVDAANTQKSPGYGRIDIRAGWGFLKGLKVETRVENIANKQYSQKYYGSGSSFSSNPFGDGVPYVDNDVDIPDPTIEENTGFQEEGRKVVMTLKWSPQF, encoded by the coding sequence ATGCGTTCCCGTCTGGCCCTGGCCATCGCCATGGCCCCCTGCCTCGCGGCAGCCGAAGAAATCCCCCTGGACAGCCTCGACGCGCTGAAGAGCCCCTATGTGGTGGCCACTTCGGGCAACGCGCTGGAGCCCCGCTCCCAGGCCACCGCCGCCACCAGCATCTTCACCCGCAAGGACATCTCCCGGCTCAAGGCCAAGAGCGTGCCGGACCTGCTGGCCCGCGTGCCGGGCATGTCGGTCGAGCAGAGCGGCGGGCGCGGCAGCTCGGCCAACCTCTACCTGCGCGGCAGCAACGCCAACCAGACGCTGGTGCTGATCGACGGCGTGCGCATCGGCTCGCTGGTGGACGGCCTGCCACGCCTGCAGTACCTGGGCATGGAGCAGATCGAGCGGGTCGAGGTCACCCGGGGCGGGCGCTCCAGCCTGTACGGCTCGGGCGCGATGGGCGGGGTCATCCAGGTCTTCACCCGCCGTGGCGAGGGCGCCGGCCTGGAGCCGCGCTTCGACTTCAGCCTAGGCGACAGCGACACCAACGAGAACAGCGTGGGCCTGTCCGGCGGTGACGAACGCACCCGCTTCGACCTCAACGCCAGCCTCGAAGAACTGCGCATGGATCGCAGCGACGACATCGACGGCGCCAACACCGACGACGACACCTACCGCAACCGCGGCCTGAGCATGAGCCTGGAGCACCGCCTCACCGAGCAGTGGCGCACCGGCCTCAACGTGCTCGACCAGCGCGGCAAGAGCGACATGGACGGCGACTCCGTCTGGTTCCCCGGCCAGCCGACCGACGAGTTCACCCTGAGCAGCACCTCCGCCTACCTGGAGGCGGAGCTCGACCCGCGCTGGACCAGCCGCCTGCAGGCCGGCCACGCCGAGGAAAAGAGCCACCTCGACACCGTCTACAACTTCACCACCGCCCTTGAGGAATACGCCACCTACCGCGACTCCCTGGAGTGGCAGAACACCCTGCGCCTGGACGAGCACCAGCAGGTGCTGCTGGGCGCCGAATGGTACGAGGAACGCCTGCGCGCCAACGTGCCCTTCGAGGAAACCGAGCGCCGCAACCAGGCCTGGTTCGCCCAGCATCGCTTCCGCGCCGCGCCCTTCGGCACCGAGCTGGGCTGGCGCCACGACAAGAACGAGCAATACGGCAGCGAGGACAGCCTCAACGCCGCCCTGGACTTCGACCTGCCGCTGAACACCCAACTGGTGCTGAGCTACGCCGAAGGCTTCCGCGTACCCACCTTCACCGAGCTCTATGTGCCGGACATGTTCTTCCCCAGCGGCAACCCGAACCTCGAACCCGAGCATTCCAAGACCTGGGAAGCCCAGTTGCGCGGTGCGCACTACGACACCGACTGGAGCTTCGGCGTCTACCGCACCGATGTGGAAGACCTGATCACCGACGTGATGGAGTTCGACCCCGTCTTCGTCCGCGAGATGCGCAACGTCGGCAAGGCCCGCATCAACGGCCTGGACCTCAGCGCCTCGCGGGACTTCATGGGCTGGACCACCCGCCTCAACCTGGGCCTGGTCGACCCGCGCGACCGCGACACCGGCCACACCCTGCCTGGCCGCTCGCGGCGCAACCTGGCCCTGGACGTGGACAAGCAGTTCGGCGACTACAGCTTCGGCTTCAGCTGGCTGGGCGTCTCCAGCCGCTACGTGGACGCCGCCAATACCCAGAAATCACCGGGCTACGGGCGCATCGACATCCGCGCCGGCTGGGGCTTCCTCAAGGGCCTGAAGGTGGAGACGCGGGTGGAGAACATCGCCAACAAGCAGTACTCGCAGAAGTACTACGGCAGCGGCTCCAGCTTCTCCTCCAACCCCTTCGGCGACGGCGTCCCTTACGTCGACAACGACGTGGACATCCCCGACCCGACCATCGAGGAGAACACCGGTTTCCAGGAAGAGGGCCGCAAGGTGGTGATGACCCTCAAGTGGTCGCCGCAGTTCTAG
- a CDS encoding phosphatase PAP2 family protein, producing the protein MNELLHSLDWVLPLRSDALTPLMRFFTLLGYEKFILFFLPLGYWAWHRAVFFRLLVLVAITALLNAWLKDYWQDPRPDIALRMDNEVGESFGLPSGHAQISVVIWFWLALEVRRLWFWALACTLVAGILFSRLYLGAHDIEDLIGGSLLGAATLGCFALAQRWQGWREVPALVLLMLIIGATALAYFTWRGEPPSYVPLLAGLMVAVLYGYRHLDFSVEVAVWRRVLAAVIGALAFIGLQWALKHIGFAFSLDGQAWQAFRGLVMGGFVAALMPWLLVRLGLLKARREPAPRALAQTA; encoded by the coding sequence ATGAACGAATTGCTGCACAGCCTGGATTGGGTGCTGCCCCTGCGCAGCGACGCGCTGACGCCGCTGATGCGCTTCTTCACCCTGCTCGGGTACGAGAAATTCATCCTCTTCTTCCTGCCCCTGGGCTACTGGGCCTGGCACCGTGCGGTGTTCTTCCGCCTGCTGGTGCTGGTGGCGATCACCGCGCTGCTCAATGCCTGGCTCAAGGACTACTGGCAGGACCCGCGACCGGACATCGCCCTGCGCATGGACAACGAGGTGGGCGAGAGCTTCGGCCTGCCCAGCGGGCACGCGCAGATTTCGGTGGTGATCTGGTTCTGGCTGGCGCTCGAAGTACGGCGCCTGTGGTTCTGGGCGCTGGCCTGCACCCTGGTGGCGGGCATCCTCTTCAGCCGCCTGTACCTGGGTGCCCACGACATCGAGGACCTGATCGGCGGCTCGCTGCTGGGCGCCGCGACCCTCGGCTGCTTCGCCCTGGCGCAGCGCTGGCAGGGCTGGCGCGAGGTGCCGGCGCTGGTGCTGCTGATGCTGATCATCGGTGCCACCGCGCTGGCGTATTTCACCTGGCGTGGCGAGCCGCCGAGCTACGTGCCGCTGCTGGCGGGGCTGATGGTCGCCGTGCTGTACGGCTATCGCCACCTGGACTTCTCGGTGGAGGTCGCGGTGTGGCGGCGGGTGCTGGCGGCGGTGATCGGCGCGCTGGCATTCATCGGCCTGCAATGGGCGCTCAAGCATATCGGCTTCGCCTTCTCCCTCGATGGCCAGGCCTGGCAGGCGTTCCGCGGGTTGGTGATGGGCGGCTTCGTCGCCGCGCTGATGCCCTGGTTGCTGGTGCGCCTCGGCCTGCTCAAGGCGCGCCGCGAACCGGCACCCCGGGCGCTGGCCCAGACGGCCTGA
- a CDS encoding carboxyl transferase domain-containing protein, which translates to MNRPITRLLIANRGEIAIRIARAAAELDIPSVAVYAEDDAASLHLRKADRAVALKGRGAAAYLDMQQLLDAALASGCDAVHPGYGFLSENAAFARLCEGAGVRFIGPTPEALDTFGDKARARELAERCGVPLAAGSNRATTLEEARAFLESGPIMLKALAGGGGRGMRPVRDAAELEEAYARCQSEARTAFGNDALYVERLIEQARHIEVQVVGDGEAVSHLWERDCSLQRRNQKVIEIAPAPGLDPALRQRILDAALTLAAEARYRGIGTFEFLVDDARGDFVFMEANPRIQVEHCITEAVTGIDLVQVQLRIAAGATLAELGLAQPAAPRGFAVQLRINLETMQADGSARPAGGVISAYEPPSGAGIRVDGYGYAGYATSPSYDSLLAKVIVQGEDFPAALRRAYRALCEFRLEGVASNIHFLQNLLRRPELADNRVSTRFIEQHIAALLAPQQAAHPHLFVSGAGGQAAHAAVADVPAGCIALNAPSQGVLVSLEVDEGDAVAVGQAVAVLEAMKMEFVVKASHSGIVRALPVAPGDALFEGAALLYLEPAEVDGDAVASEESLDLAHIRADLAEVLERHAITRDERRPDAVARRRKTGQRTTRENLDDLLDAGSFIEYGALALAAQRRRRTLDELIQQSPADGLVAGLGTVNAEHFGSEAARCMAISYDYTVFAGTQGVMNHKKTDRMLGLAEQWRLPLVLFAEGGGGRPGDTDFVGVAGLDCHTFVAMARLSGLVPLVGVVSGRCFAGNAALLGCCDVIIATRNASIGMAGPAMIEGGGLGSFKAEDVGPTSVQGPNGVIDVLVEDEAEAVAVAKRYLAYFQGTVSDWRCADQRELRHAIPENRLRVYDIRTVIGLLADEGSVLELRRQFAPGMITAFIRIEGKPFGLLANNPMHLGGAIDAQAGDKAARFMQLCDAFDIPMLSLCDTPGFMVGPESEKQATVRHVSRMFVAAASLSVPFFTVVLRKGYGLGAQAMAAGSFHSPLFTIAWPSGEFGAMGLEGAVRLGFAKELAAVEDLEERQKLFDKMVAKAYQNGKAINMASFLEIDAVIDPEETRAWLLRGLNAAPKPSPREGRKRPFVDTW; encoded by the coding sequence GTGAACCGACCCATCACCCGCCTGCTGATCGCCAACCGTGGCGAGATCGCCATCCGCATCGCCCGTGCCGCCGCCGAGCTGGATATCCCCAGCGTCGCGGTGTACGCCGAGGACGACGCCGCCTCCCTGCACCTGCGCAAGGCCGACCGGGCCGTGGCGCTCAAGGGCCGGGGCGCGGCCGCCTACCTGGACATGCAGCAGCTGCTCGACGCAGCCCTGGCCAGCGGCTGCGACGCCGTGCACCCGGGCTACGGCTTCCTCAGCGAGAACGCCGCCTTCGCACGCCTCTGCGAAGGGGCCGGCGTGCGCTTCATCGGCCCCACGCCGGAGGCCCTGGACACCTTCGGCGACAAGGCCCGCGCCCGCGAGCTGGCCGAACGCTGCGGCGTGCCCCTGGCCGCCGGCAGCAACCGCGCCACCACCCTGGAGGAGGCCCGCGCCTTCCTCGAAAGCGGCCCGATCATGCTCAAGGCCCTGGCCGGGGGCGGCGGCCGGGGCATGCGCCCGGTGCGCGATGCCGCCGAGCTGGAAGAGGCCTACGCGCGCTGCCAGTCGGAAGCGCGCACCGCCTTCGGCAACGACGCGCTCTACGTCGAGCGGCTGATCGAGCAGGCCCGGCACATCGAGGTGCAGGTGGTCGGTGACGGCGAGGCGGTCAGCCACCTGTGGGAACGCGATTGCAGCCTGCAGCGGCGCAACCAGAAGGTCATCGAGATCGCGCCCGCACCGGGGCTCGACCCGGCGCTGCGCCAGCGCATCCTCGACGCCGCCCTGACCCTGGCAGCCGAGGCCCGCTATCGCGGCATCGGCACCTTCGAATTCCTCGTCGACGATGCGCGTGGCGACTTCGTGTTCATGGAGGCCAACCCGCGCATCCAGGTGGAGCACTGCATCACCGAAGCGGTCACCGGCATCGACCTGGTACAGGTGCAACTGCGCATCGCCGCCGGCGCCACCCTCGCCGAACTGGGCCTGGCGCAACCGGCCGCGCCCCGGGGCTTCGCCGTGCAGCTGCGGATCAACCTGGAAACCATGCAGGCCGACGGCAGCGCGCGCCCGGCCGGCGGCGTCATCAGCGCCTACGAGCCGCCCAGTGGCGCCGGCATCCGCGTCGACGGCTACGGCTACGCCGGCTACGCCACCAGCCCCAGCTACGACTCGCTGCTGGCCAAGGTCATCGTCCAGGGCGAGGACTTCCCCGCCGCCCTGCGCCGCGCCTACCGCGCCCTCTGCGAATTCCGCCTGGAGGGCGTGGCGAGCAACATCCACTTCCTGCAGAACCTGCTGCGCCGCCCGGAGCTGGCGGACAACCGCGTCAGCACCCGCTTCATCGAACAGCACATCGCCGCGCTGCTGGCCCCGCAACAGGCCGCCCACCCGCACCTGTTCGTCAGCGGCGCCGGCGGCCAGGCCGCGCACGCCGCCGTGGCCGACGTGCCGGCTGGCTGCATCGCCCTGAACGCCCCCAGCCAGGGCGTACTGGTCAGCCTGGAGGTGGACGAGGGCGATGCCGTCGCCGTCGGCCAGGCAGTGGCGGTGCTGGAGGCGATGAAAATGGAATTCGTGGTCAAGGCCAGCCACAGCGGCATCGTCCGCGCGCTGCCCGTGGCCCCTGGCGATGCCCTGTTCGAAGGCGCCGCGCTGCTCTACCTGGAACCGGCCGAGGTGGACGGCGATGCCGTGGCCAGCGAGGAAAGCCTCGACCTGGCGCACATCCGCGCCGACCTCGCCGAGGTGCTGGAGCGCCACGCCATCACCCGCGACGAACGCCGCCCCGACGCCGTGGCGCGCCGCCGCAAGACCGGCCAGCGCACCACCCGCGAGAACCTCGACGACCTGCTCGACGCCGGCAGCTTCATCGAATACGGCGCCCTGGCCCTGGCCGCCCAGCGCCGTCGCCGCACCCTGGACGAGCTGATCCAGCAGAGCCCGGCCGATGGCCTGGTGGCGGGGCTCGGCACCGTCAATGCCGAACACTTCGGCAGCGAGGCCGCGCGCTGCATGGCCATCTCCTACGACTACACCGTGTTCGCCGGCACCCAGGGCGTGATGAACCACAAGAAGACCGACCGCATGCTCGGCCTCGCCGAACAATGGCGCCTGCCGCTGGTGCTGTTCGCCGAAGGCGGTGGCGGCCGGCCGGGGGATACCGACTTCGTCGGCGTGGCCGGGCTGGACTGCCACACCTTCGTCGCCATGGCCCGGCTCTCCGGCCTGGTGCCGCTGGTGGGCGTCGTCTCCGGCCGCTGTTTCGCCGGCAACGCCGCGTTGCTGGGCTGCTGCGACGTGATCATCGCCACCCGCAACGCCAGCATCGGCATGGCCGGCCCGGCGATGATCGAGGGCGGCGGCCTGGGCAGCTTCAAGGCCGAGGACGTCGGCCCCACCTCGGTACAGGGCCCCAACGGCGTGATCGACGTGCTGGTGGAGGACGAAGCCGAAGCGGTGGCCGTGGCCAAGCGCTACCTGGCCTACTTCCAGGGCACGGTCAGCGATTGGCGATGCGCCGACCAGCGCGAACTGCGCCATGCCATCCCCGAGAACCGCCTGCGCGTCTACGACATCCGCACGGTGATCGGCCTGCTGGCCGACGAGGGCTCGGTGCTGGAGCTGCGCCGCCAGTTCGCCCCGGGGATGATCACCGCCTTCATCCGCATCGAGGGCAAGCCCTTCGGCCTGCTGGCCAACAACCCCATGCACCTGGGTGGCGCCATCGACGCCCAGGCCGGCGACAAGGCCGCGCGCTTCATGCAGCTGTGCGACGCCTTCGACATCCCCATGCTCTCGCTCTGCGACACCCCCGGCTTCATGGTCGGCCCGGAGTCGGAGAAACAGGCCACGGTGCGCCATGTCTCGCGCATGTTCGTCGCCGCCGCCAGCCTCTCGGTGCCCTTCTTCACCGTGGTGCTGCGCAAGGGCTACGGCCTCGGCGCCCAGGCCATGGCGGCGGGCAGCTTCCACTCGCCGCTGTTCACCATCGCCTGGCCCAGCGGCGAGTTCGGTGCCATGGGCCTGGAGGGCGCGGTACGCCTGGGTTTCGCCAAGGAACTGGCCGCCGTGGAAGACCTCGAAGAGCGGCAGAAGCTGTTCGACAAGATGGTCGCCAAGGCCTACCAGAACGGCAAAGCCATCAACATGGCCAGCTTCCTGGAGATCGACGCCGTCATCGACCCGGAGGAAACCCGCGCCTGGCTCCTGCGCGGCCTCAACGCCGCGCCGAAACCCTCCCCCCGGGAAGGCCGCAAGCGCCCGTTCGTGGATACCTGGTAG
- a CDS encoding Bro-N domain-containing protein has translation MHDALTPTFFHRHGRPLRGVMIDDQPWFCAYDFARLLGLHHPQALHRRLRPYQVRKARFAYATGSEEEVQLVSEGGLYQAMLRFGHPELRHLEEWLARDVIPTLRDQYISARQQPRRVMLDWQSRCLVLLDWQGELWMQWEKVPRYRGL, from the coding sequence ATGCATGACGCACTCACCCCCACCTTCTTCCACCGCCACGGCCGCCCGCTGCGCGGCGTGATGATCGATGACCAACCCTGGTTCTGCGCCTACGACTTCGCCCGCCTGCTGGGGCTGCACCACCCCCAGGCGCTGCACCGTCGCCTGCGTCCCTATCAGGTTCGCAAGGCCCGCTTCGCCTACGCCACGGGCAGCGAGGAGGAGGTCCAGCTCGTCAGTGAAGGGGGCCTGTACCAGGCCATGCTTCGCTTCGGCCACCCCGAGCTCCGGCACCTGGAGGAATGGCTCGCCCGCGACGTGATCCCCACCCTGCGCGACCAGTACATCAGCGCGCGCCAGCAGCCACGGCGGGTGATGCTCGATTGGCAGTCCCGCTGCCTGGTGCTGCTGGATTGGCAAGGCGAGCTGTGGATGCAGTGGGAAAAGGTGCCGCGCTATCGGGGGCTCTGA
- a CDS encoding winged helix-turn-helix transcriptional regulator produces MNHDATVEHCPVARALELVGDRWSLMIVRDLFDGLQRFGELQKSLGVAKNILSDRLRRLVAEGILCIEPAADGSAYQAYALTAKGRDLFTLIVSLRQWGEAHCFAPGEVHSELLDPAGQPLARLEVRDADGRPISAADTRVRKVEVAAG; encoded by the coding sequence ATGAACCACGACGCAACCGTCGAGCACTGCCCGGTGGCCCGGGCGCTGGAGCTCGTGGGTGACCGCTGGTCACTGATGATCGTGCGCGACCTGTTCGACGGCCTGCAGCGCTTCGGCGAGTTGCAGAAGAGCCTCGGCGTGGCCAAGAACATCCTCAGCGACCGCCTGCGCCGGCTGGTGGCCGAGGGCATCCTGTGCATCGAGCCGGCCGCCGACGGCAGCGCCTACCAGGCCTACGCCCTGACGGCCAAGGGGCGCGACCTATTCACCCTGATCGTCAGCCTGCGCCAATGGGGCGAGGCGCATTGCTTCGCCCCCGGCGAGGTGCACTCCGAGCTGCTCGACCCCGCTGGCCAGCCCCTGGCACGGCTGGAAGTCCGCGACGCCGATGGCCGCCCCATCAGTGCCGCCGACACCCGTGTGCGCAAGGTCGAGGTCGCGGCGGGTTGA
- a CDS encoding cupin domain-containing protein translates to MKAIDIHTALDSIRSGRIMTLEPQTQPLTQLMPFQPGASAIHLGRLTGESPWERHPDGDKLLQVLEGELDITLLAAIGVLQETVRAGSILVVPRGLWHRLNGREAAVLAVMPRHGESSAHPPALASQPA, encoded by the coding sequence ATGAAGGCGATCGACATCCACACGGCTCTCGACAGTATCCGCAGCGGGCGGATCATGACGCTGGAGCCGCAAACCCAGCCGCTCACCCAGCTGATGCCTTTCCAGCCCGGCGCCAGCGCCATCCACCTGGGGCGCCTCACCGGCGAGTCGCCCTGGGAACGCCACCCGGACGGCGACAAGCTGCTGCAGGTGCTCGAGGGCGAACTGGACATCACCCTGCTGGCCGCCATCGGCGTGCTGCAGGAAACCGTCCGCGCCGGTTCCATCCTGGTGGTGCCGCGTGGCCTCTGGCACCGCCTCAACGGGCGCGAGGCCGCGGTCCTGGCGGTGATGCCCCGCCATGGCGAGAGCAGCGCGCACCCGCCGGCCCTGGCCAGCCAGCCGGCCTGA
- the dxs gene encoding 1-deoxy-D-xylulose-5-phosphate synthase, whose amino-acid sequence MPTTFHEIPRERPLTPLLDRAATPDELRRLGEAELETLADELRQYLLYTVGQTGGHFGAGLGVVELTIALHYVFDTPDDRLVWDVGHQAYPHKILTGRREQMSSLRQKDGVAAFPRRSESEYDTFGVGHSSTSISAALGMAIAARMQGSGRKSIAVIGDGALTAGMAFEALNHASDVQADMLVILNDNDMSISRNVGGLSNYLAKILSSRTYASMREGSKKVLSRLPGAWEIARRTEEYAKGMLVPGTLFEELGWNYIGPIDGHDLPTMVATLRNMRDLKGPQFLHVVTKKGKGFAPAEADPIGYHAITKLEPINAPAAPKKASGPKYSNVFGQWLCDMASQDPRLVGITPAMKEGSDLVAFAERFPDRYFDVAIAEQHAVTLAAGMACDGAKPVVAIYSTFLQRGYDQLIHDVAVQNLDVLFAIDRAGLVGEDGPTHAGSFDLSYLRCIPGMLVMTPSDENELRLLLTTGHHFPGPAAVRYPRGSGPNASIDKELVPVEIGKAVVRRQGARVAILAFGVQLAEALQVGETLGATVVDMRFVKPLDEALVRELAGSHALLVTVEENSVMGGAGAAVSEFLARENILLPVLHLGLPDYYVEHAKPAQMLAECGLDASGIEASIRERLALLDRNAG is encoded by the coding sequence ATGCCCACGACGTTCCACGAGATTCCCCGCGAGCGCCCGCTCACGCCCCTGCTCGACCGCGCGGCGACGCCGGACGAGCTGCGCCGGCTGGGCGAAGCCGAGCTGGAAACCCTGGCCGACGAACTGCGCCAGTACCTGCTCTATACCGTCGGCCAGACCGGCGGGCATTTCGGCGCCGGTCTGGGCGTGGTCGAGCTGACCATCGCCCTGCACTACGTCTTCGATACGCCCGATGACCGGCTGGTCTGGGACGTGGGCCACCAGGCCTACCCGCACAAGATCCTCACCGGTCGCCGCGAGCAGATGAGCAGCCTGCGCCAGAAGGACGGCGTCGCCGCCTTCCCGCGCCGCAGCGAGAGCGAGTACGACACCTTCGGCGTCGGCCACTCCAGCACCTCCATCAGCGCCGCGCTGGGCATGGCCATCGCCGCCCGCATGCAGGGCTCGGGGCGCAAGTCCATCGCCGTGATCGGCGACGGCGCGCTCACCGCCGGCATGGCCTTCGAGGCGCTGAACCACGCCTCCGACGTGCAGGCCGACATGCTGGTGATCCTCAACGACAACGACATGTCGATCTCGCGCAACGTCGGGGGCCTGTCCAACTACCTGGCCAAGATCCTCTCCAGCCGCACCTACGCGAGCATGCGCGAGGGCAGCAAGAAGGTGCTCTCGCGCCTGCCCGGCGCCTGGGAGATCGCCCGTCGCACCGAGGAGTACGCCAAGGGCATGCTGGTTCCCGGCACCCTGTTCGAGGAGCTCGGCTGGAACTACATCGGCCCCATCGACGGCCACGACCTGCCCACCATGGTCGCCACCCTGCGCAACATGCGCGACCTCAAGGGCCCGCAGTTCCTCCACGTGGTGACCAAGAAGGGCAAGGGCTTCGCCCCGGCCGAGGCCGACCCCATCGGCTACCACGCCATCACCAAGCTGGAGCCGATCAACGCGCCGGCCGCGCCGAAGAAAGCCTCCGGGCCCAAGTACTCCAACGTCTTCGGCCAGTGGCTGTGCGACATGGCGTCCCAGGACCCGCGCCTGGTGGGCATCACCCCGGCGATGAAGGAAGGCTCGGACCTGGTGGCCTTCGCCGAGCGCTTCCCCGATCGCTACTTCGACGTCGCCATCGCCGAGCAGCACGCCGTGACCCTGGCGGCCGGCATGGCCTGCGACGGCGCCAAGCCGGTGGTGGCGATCTACTCCACCTTCCTCCAGCGCGGTTATGACCAGCTGATCCACGATGTCGCGGTGCAGAACCTCGACGTGCTGTTCGCCATCGACCGCGCCGGCCTGGTGGGCGAGGACGGCCCCACCCACGCGGGCAGCTTCGACCTCTCCTACCTGCGCTGCATCCCCGGCATGCTGGTGATGACCCCGAGCGACGAGAACGAACTGCGCCTGCTGCTGACCACCGGGCACCACTTCCCGGGCCCGGCGGCGGTGCGCTACCCGCGCGGCAGCGGCCCCAACGCCAGCATCGACAAGGAGCTGGTGCCGGTGGAGATCGGCAAGGCCGTGGTTCGCCGCCAGGGTGCCCGCGTCGCCATCCTCGCCTTCGGCGTGCAGCTGGCCGAGGCCCTGCAGGTGGGCGAGACGCTGGGCGCCACCGTGGTCGACATGCGCTTCGTCAAGCCGCTGGACGAGGCCCTGGTGCGTGAACTGGCCGGCAGCCACGCGCTGCTGGTGACGGTCGAGGAGAACAGCGTGATGGGTGGCGCCGGCGCCGCCGTCAGCGAGTTCCTCGCCCGCGAGAACATCCTGCTGCCCGTGCTGCACCTGGGCCTGCCGGATTACTACGTCGAGCACGCCAAGCCGGCGCAGATGCTCGCCGAGTGCGGCCTGGACGCCAGCGGCATCGAGGCCTCGATCCGCGAACGCCTGGCCTTGCTGGATCGCAACGCCGGCTAG